In one window of Danaus plexippus chromosome 7, MEX_DaPlex, whole genome shotgun sequence DNA:
- the LOC116770830 gene encoding connectin-like has translation MDFKYLILMIAFATVEINLTESRQNDKRRWKSEKTLYSHYVNICDIQDRVSKVHCYCESIKIKTATKADCWVFNGGIAEDDPFWSNFYSQPKIERLTFNVRADGGLTYIPAKVIVRLDRLYYLNIQYANIFSIPSFAFTNSSTLREISLPKNKIAKLEKMSFAHLIMLANVSLTENQISELHRDVFYVLPNLQRLHLSKNTLSVLHDGCFKHLNNLIKLDLNSNLLTVVIRENFLGLSNLITLDVRYNKLMMIGDLAFAELWSLQELYLDGNEIEFISERGFGGLTQLKKLSLADNKLAVLDDGVFDDVKKLNVLDLRNNNLETLKQETLRSLVENMKTNYALISLDGNKFTCDCRLSWLYQLRNETRSKRVRASLIRLNCLMDTKLKANLGNIKIQKSETSLRVNSGAYKVEKTDDDEDDFDEDQVYEDAMQDQENGLDSLKIEYRRKLMEIPVDMLPCASKLSYEASYSPPTQDEVKYYKTSGCEKRSLSIFILILLCTLVNVM, from the exons atggACTTTAAATACCTAATCCTGATGATTGCTTTCGCAACGGTTGAGATAAACCTGACGGAGAGTCGTCAAAATGATAAACGAAGATGGAAATCAGAAAAAACTCTCTACTCTCATTACGTGAACATTTGTGATATACAAGATCGAGTGTCCAAAGTACATTGTTACTGCGAgagcattaaaattaaaactgccACTAAAGCCGACTGCTGGGTTTTTAATGGCGGCATTGCCGAAGATGACCCATTTTGGTCCAACTTTTACTCGCAACCTAAAATAGAAAGGCTTACATTTAATGTACGGGCAGATGGAGGACTCACCTATATACCAGCGAAAGTTATTGTACGACTCGATAGACTATACTatcttaatattcaatatgcaaatattttcagtatacCGTCATTTGCGTTTACCAATTCTTCAACATTGAGAGAAATATCGTTACCAAAGAACAAAATTGCCAAACTCGAGAAAATGTCTTTTGCCCATTTAATAATGCTTGCTAACGTTAGCCTGACCGAGAATCAAATATCTGAATTGCATAGAGATGTATTTTATGTGCTGCCGAATTTACAAAGGCTTCATCTATCCAAGAACACATTAAGTGTCCTTCATGACGGATGCTTTAagcatttgaataatttaatcaaattggATTTGAACAGCAATCTGTTGACAGTTGTGATAAGGGAGAATTTCTTAGGGTTATCCAATTTGATTACACTAGACgtgagatataataaattaatgatgaTAGGTGATTTGGCGTTTGCAGAACTTTGGAGCCTTCAAGAACTTTATTTAGATGGAAacgaaatagaatttatatcagAAAGAGGTTTTGGCGGATTGACTCAGCTGAAAAAACTTTCTTTAGCTGATAATAAGTTAGCTGTTTTGGACGACGGAGTATTCGATGACGTAAAAAAGTTGAATGTTCTGGATTTAAGAAACAACAACTTGGAAACATTGAAACAAGAAACTCTACGAAGTCTTgtagaaaatatgaaaacaaattacgCACTAATATCTCTCGATG gtAATAAGTTCACATGTGATTGTCGACTGTCGTGGTTGTATCAGCTCCGGAACGAAACAAGAAGCAAGCGGGTACGAGCCTCTCTAATCAGACTGAATTGCCTAATGGACACTAAACTTAAAGCAAACTTAGGTAACATAAAGATCCAGAAATCTGAAACATCTCTCAGGGTAAACAGTGGCGCttataaagttgaaaaaaCAGACGATGATGAGGACGATTTTGATGAAGATCAAGTTTATGAAGACGCTATGCAGGACCAGGAGAACGGTTTAGATTCACTTAAGATAGAATATCGCAGGAAGCTAATGGAAATTCCAGTTGACATGCTCCCTTGTGCTAGCAAACTTAGCTATGAGGCTTCCTACTCGCCGCCGACGCAAGACGaagtcaaatattataaaacttcagGATGCGAAAAGCGCTCCCTCTCCatctttattttgatattattatgcaCTCTAGTAAATGTAATGTAG